TGCAGCTGTAGTACTTCGCCTTCGGCAATATCACAGGTGCCATCAGAGAATAGCTGTAATAAAGGCAAGCTTTGAAAGCCAACCAATAAGTTAAAGGCGCGAGCAATCAGGTAGTCACCAACCAATACCGCAGTGGCATTATCCCAAGTAGCATTTGCAGTAGGGCGACCACGGCGTAGGCCTGACTCATCGATCACATCATCATGTACTAATGTTGCGGTATGCAGCATTTCAGTAATAGCGGCTAAATGCATCGCATCTTTTGACTGCTCATCTTGACATAGGCGAGAGCACAACAAGGTAATTAATGGGCGCATACGCTTACCGCCAGCATTAATCACATGTTGAGAGACATTCATCACCAGTTGTACTTTGGAGTTTAGGCTACCAAAGACTTGTTTATCCATAATGGCAAAGTCATCAGCGACGATTTGCTGGATGTCGGTATAATCAAGAGTAGGGGCGTTGTCTGAGATGGCGGTGTTTTGATTAGTCATATTACTGTCAACTGCAATAAAATAATTAAGATGGATGAGGACAAATAAAGGATAAATGTAATAATAAGGTAATAATAAAGTCAAATATTAACTATTATATAGAAAGCTATTTGAATATTTATGCTAATAATAAGTCAGCTTTTTTAGTAGGTTTGATTTTAACCTAACTGGCTGTGTATTAGGGGGCTAATTTAATATTATTTTAAGCTGATTAGCGATTTGTGCTTATTTTGCCCGCTGTATTTTACGTGATATGAGACGATAAATAGTATTTTATATGTAACCAACCTCTATGTAACTAATGGCTTGAGCAGTTTGATCGAATGCTTAAGCAGCTCTAAAGATGGACTTGATTAGTCAGATAGTTTTTAACGGTCAAAGCTAGCTTGTTTATTCTATCTTTATCATCTATATATCAAAAATAGCCTAAAGCTAATCTTATTTAATAAAAATGGGCTATTAGCAACAAAAAAGCATCATAGCATAGCCTTTATTTGTAATCATCCCTTGCAATTTGCGTCATAAATGCGTAGAATTTCGTCTTCATATTCAAGGCACGTGACCAAAGTGGTCAGGTTGCTATATTTTCTGTAACTTTCCCTGTCGTGACCGTAGATCAGGCAAAAGCTGAAGCGTTATTAAGTGAGTAATATTATACGCTTGGTAACCACGGCACACGGGTTAAACGGAGTCGTAAGATGTACGCAGTTATTAAAAGTGGTGGCAAACAGCACCGTGTAAGCGTTGATGAACTACTAAAAGTTGAGCTTCTTAAAGGGGCTGAGCAAGGCGAAACCATTAAAATCGAAGACGTATTAATGGTTGTTGATGGCGATGATTATAAAATCGGTCAGCCAGTTGTTGAAGGCGCAAGCGTTGAAGCTGAAGTAGTAGAGCACGGCCGCGGTAAAAAAATCCGCATCGTGAAGCACAAGCGTCGTAAGCATTATCATAAAGAACAAGGCCACCGTCAGTGGTACACACTTCTTAAAATTAAAGCAATTAATGCTTAATAACTGGTTTTTACCATTACAGGTATAAAGATATTATTAGTATAATTTGGATGCTTTCAGCTGATTCAGACGAAAGCCAAAAATTAGTATAGAATATCTTTATAGTAATAAAGTTTTATAAATTAGTCTCAGTAAGGAGATTTCTCATGGCACATAAAAAAGCCGCAGGTTCAACTCGTAACGGTCGTGACTCTAACCCAAAAATGCTTGGCGTAAAAGTATTTGGTGGTCAAGATGTTGTCGCTGGTAATATCATTGTTCGTCAACGTGGTACAGAATTCCACGCTGGTGAAGGCGTAGGCATGGGTCGTGACCATACTTTATTTGCCTTAACTGACGGTGTTGTAAAATTTGACACCAAAGGTAAATTCAACCGTCGCTATGTATCTGTAGAGCAAGCATAATAATTTGCTAATACAGTTAACCAGTAGCGTAACCTACTGGTAATAAAAAGCCCTGATAGTAATATCAGGGCTTTTTTGTGTGTGACCATTCATCAGAGCGTAACATAACAGAAGTTTTCTTTGCAATTTTCATCTAGTCAGGTAATAAAAGACGTGGCACACTGTTCATCAATTCATTAACACTTATTTTTATTTTAAGTTAATGTCTTTTTTAAGGAATGTTTTAAAGATCTTATTAAAAATTATCTTGATGAACGTTTTTAAGACATCTTTTACAAGTTATCATTAATCGCTATTTATTATTCGCTATCCATTAATGTAAACTTTTTTGATTAATCTAAATGAAAGGACGTATTATGTTTAACACAAATACCCAACAACAAAAATCAACTAAAAATAAGAAAAACACGTTTAAAAATATTATGGGCAGTGCCACCGTTGCTGCATTGATGGTAGCTGTACCAGCCATGCCTGCCATGATGGCAACTCAAGCGCATGCAGCTGCAGCCAGTGATTTGACAGCAGCTAAGCGACTGAACAATCTATTGGTCAATACCAAAAGTATGACGGCTAACTTTTCACAGTCAACTAAAGGCGCAAATGGCGGTCAAAGTGGACTGAGTGCTAAAAATGGATCGTTCACAGGTAGCATGAGCCTTAAGCGTCCTAACAACTTCCGCTGGAGCATCACCAAACCTTTCGAGCAGCTTATTGTGACTGATGGCAGCGCACTATGGGTTTATGACAAAGATCTTGAGCAAGTGACGCGTCAAGATGCTTCTAAACAGTTGGGTAATACGCCTGCGTTATTATTGTCAGGTGATCCTAAGAAAATCGCTCAAAACTTTAAAATTACTCAGCCTAATGCCAGCAAAAACTACTATGTGCTGTATCCAAAAACCAATGATACTAACTTCAAAAGCTTGAGCATTAGCTTTAATGGCGGTAAACCAGTAATGATGGTGCTAAGTGATTCTTTAGGTCAAGTGACGACCATTCGCTTTAGCAATGTTAAACTAAATACCAGTATTGCTAACAGCCAATTTAAGTTCACGCCACCAAAAGGTGTTGATGTTATCAACCAGTAATCACTGATAACTTGATAACTGATAGTTTGATAAGATTTCAGCACTATAACTAAAAGATCAGCTCATTAGTTGTTAATTAAATAAAATAAGATTTAACTAAACCCAGGCTCCGGCTTGGGTTTTTTATTGAGGTGAGATAAGAGAATTAAGCTAACCAAATAAAGTAGATTTATATTATTTAAAAAAATATCTAAAAAGAGCATCTAAAAAAATAATCTAAAAAACTAGGAGAGTTGATTAAATGCAGAGTTAAACATAAGTCAGTGAAGAATTGGTATAATAATTTATTTTAGTATTATCTATTAAAGTGCTAGTTATTACCGATCATATATTGCTAATTA
Above is a window of Psychrobacter sp. FDAARGOS_221 DNA encoding:
- the rplU gene encoding 50S ribosomal protein L21; protein product: MYAVIKSGGKQHRVSVDELLKVELLKGAEQGETIKIEDVLMVVDGDDYKIGQPVVEGASVEAEVVEHGRGKKIRIVKHKRRKHYHKEQGHRQWYTLLKIKAINA
- the rpmA gene encoding 50S ribosomal protein L27, with protein sequence MAHKKAAGSTRNGRDSNPKMLGVKVFGGQDVVAGNIIVRQRGTEFHAGEGVGMGRDHTLFALTDGVVKFDTKGKFNRRYVSVEQA
- the lolA gene encoding outer membrane lipoprotein chaperone LolA gives rise to the protein MFNTNTQQQKSTKNKKNTFKNIMGSATVAALMVAVPAMPAMMATQAHAAAASDLTAAKRLNNLLVNTKSMTANFSQSTKGANGGQSGLSAKNGSFTGSMSLKRPNNFRWSITKPFEQLIVTDGSALWVYDKDLEQVTRQDASKQLGNTPALLLSGDPKKIAQNFKITQPNASKNYYVLYPKTNDTNFKSLSISFNGGKPVMMVLSDSLGQVTTIRFSNVKLNTSIANSQFKFTPPKGVDVINQ